One genomic window of Magnolia sinica isolate HGM2019 chromosome 3, MsV1, whole genome shotgun sequence includes the following:
- the LOC131240258 gene encoding probably inactive leucine-rich repeat receptor-like protein kinase At5g48380, with product MYAFEEAKRSKMVNFMSMAMGSRATVFLLPTLFWLGLSSDTCNGVASDIQCLKDLKASLIDPNGYLSSWNFDNMTEAYICKFYGIECWHNDENKVLNIQLPKMGVKGRFPVALKNCTSMTGLDLSTNDLFGPLPDNIGSLIPYVTTLDLSYNNFTGVIPDSLGNCSYLNTLSLQNNRLTGQIPWQLGRLDRLSQFNVANNSLSGPIPPFYKRQSILAISFANNTGLCGTPLDVVCRGPVKKSHTSVINTGGAIGGIVLSVIIIGVILLFSFRKVSKKKKEEEVEGNKWAKSIKGTKGIKVRVSTFEKFVPKMRLIDLMKATDNFSKDNIISSGRVGTMYKGVLPDGSFIAVKRMEDSHRSIKRFISETTVLGSIQHRNVIPLLGFCIARKERLLVYKYMSRGTLYQQLYKTNCKANVIEWPLRLRIAIGVAKGLVWLHHNCNPCIIHYNITSKHILLDEEYEPVISNFKSARLMGSTINTIFGNVGYVAPEYIRMFEAIPKGDVYNFGVVLLELVTGNEPTRATRAPRNLKGNLVQWIAFLSNNSCLSDAIDKLLIGMGHDDDIFEFIRIACSCVVSDPDKRPTMFEVYRLLQAIGKRDGFIDEDEIQMPPNTIDTDYAYLITMPQQILKIH from the exons ATGTATG CTTTTGAGGAGGCAAAGAGAAGTAAAATGGTAAATTTCATGTCTATGGCGATGGGAAGCAGAGCTACTGTCTTTCTTCTTCCTACCCTTTTCTGGTTGGGGCTGAGTAGTGACACTTGCAACGGTGTAGCAAGTGATATTCAATGCTTGAAAGACCTAAAAGCATCACTAATTGACCCTAATGGTTACCTCTCTTCGTGGAATTTCGACAACATGACGGAAGCGTACATCTGCAAATTCTATGGCATCGAATGCTGGCACAATGATGAAAACAAGGTCCTAAACATACAGCTCCCAAAAATGGGCGTCAAAGGTCGGTTCCCGGTGGCTCTCAAGAACTGCACGAGCATGACAGGATTGGATCTATCGACAAACGACCTCTTCGGACCCCTTCCTGATAACATTGGTTCACTAATACCATACGTGACAACCCTCGACCTCTCCTATAACAATTTCACCGGTGTTATTCCGGATAGCCTTGGGAATTGTAGCTACCTGAATACACTTAGTCTCCAAAACAATCGGCTTACAGGTCAGATCCCCTGGCAACTCGGCCGGCTTGATCGGTTGTCTCAGTTCAATGTCGCCAACAATTCTTTGTCGGGACCAATTCCTCCCTTTTATAAGCGGCAATCAATACTGGCCATTAGCTTTGCTAATAATACGGGACTTTGTGGGACGCCTTTGGATGTTGTTTGCAGAGGACCTGTGAAAAAGTCACATACCAGTGTCATCAATACTGGTGGGGCCATTGGCGGGATAGTGCTCTCAGTTATAATTATCGGTGTTATTCTGTTATTCAGTTTCCGTAAAGTAtctaagaagaagaaggaagaagaggttGAAGGAAACAAGTGGGCAAAGAGTATTAAAGGAACCAAAGGCATCAAG GTCCGGGTCTCCACGTTCGAGAAATTTGTTCCGAAGATGAGGTTGATAGATCTCATGAAAGCCACTGATAATTTCAGCAAAGATAACATTATCAGTTCTGGGCGAGTAGGCACAATGTATAAGGGGGTGCTTCCAGATGGTTCTTTCATTGCAGTTAAGAGAATGGAGGATTCTCACCGCTCCATAAAACGTTTTATATCCGAGACGACGGTATTGGGGAGCATACAACACCGCAACGTGATTCCTCTCTTAGGCTTTTGCATTGCAAGGAAGGAGAGGCTTTTGGTATACAAATACATGAGCAGAGGAACTCTGTATCAGCAGCTATACAAGACAAACTGCAAAGCCAATGTTATTGAATGGCCCTTGAGGTTGAGAATCGCAATTGGAGTGGCAAAAGGCCTTGTTTGGCTACACCATAATTGCAATCCATGTATAATTCACTACAACATAACCTCCAAACATATACTATTGGATGAAGAATATGAGCCTGTAATCTCCAATTTCAAATCCGCGAGGCTTATGGGTAGTACTATTAATACCATATTTGGTAATGTGGGTTATGTTGCTCCTGAGTACATTCGCATGTTTGAAGCCATTCCAAAGGGAGATGTATACAACTTTGGAGTAGTATTGCTTGAGCTAGTCACCGGCAATGAACCTACTCGAGCAACGAGGGCCCCACGAAACCTCAAAGGGAATTTGGTACAGTGGATTGCTTTTCTTTCAAATAATTCTTGTCTCTCTGATGCCATTGATAAGTTGCTAATTGGGATGGGCCATGATGATGATATCTTTGAGTTTATCAGAATCGCTTGTTCTTGTGTTGTGTCTGATCCAGACAAGAGGCCTACTATGTTCGAAGTATACCGGCTTCTACAAGCTATTGGGAAGAGAGATGGTTTTATAGATGAAGATGAGATACAGATGCCACCCAATACAATTGATACTGATTACGCGTATTTAATTACAATGCCACAACAAATACTGAAAATTCATTGA